A single region of the Candidatus Bathyarchaeota archaeon genome encodes:
- a CDS encoding DUF362 domain-containing protein — MTTSIVEVCSSEDTVKQLPELCNRIGFKLGKLRLALIKPNICGLYHPSIKILYGAVRFLLTGVRLVIIGETSSMVHDPEDQFRRLGILNLVKNFGGNVVALDLSNDEWMKVKVPNPHVLREIELPKKVLESDLLINIPRAGTHSTTLLTCASKNLFGLLPQKHKYSIYHPLGIDKVVADIAQTVRPHLNIVDMGNRVIIGSDILTVDIVACKFIGLDPLKIEHLRLIAHDRGENLEKIKNNIQIKTLKEDLKYSH, encoded by the coding sequence TTGACAACTTCCATCGTTGAAGTATGCAGTTCAGAGGATACTGTTAAGCAACTTCCTGAACTATGCAATCGTATTGGATTCAAACTTGGCAAGTTGAGGCTCGCCTTAATCAAACCTAACATCTGTGGCCTATACCATCCTTCCATAAAAATATTATATGGAGCTGTAAGGTTCCTGCTCACCGGTGTAAGGTTGGTTATAATAGGCGAAACCAGCAGCATGGTACACGATCCTGAGGATCAGTTTAGGAGATTAGGAATACTGAACCTTGTAAAGAACTTCGGGGGAAACGTGGTAGCTCTCGACCTCTCGAATGATGAGTGGATGAAAGTAAAAGTGCCTAATCCTCATGTACTCAGAGAAATCGAGTTGCCAAAGAAAGTTTTAGAGTCGGATTTACTGATAAACATTCCTAGGGCTGGAACCCATTCCACTACACTTCTTACGTGCGCTTCAAAGAATCTTTTCGGTCTCCTTCCACAGAAACATAAGTATAGCATTTACCATCCTTTAGGAATCGATAAGGTTGTGGCAGACATTGCTCAAACAGTAAGACCCCACCTCAATATTGTTGATATGGGGAACAGGGTAATCATAGGCTCCGACATTTTAACAGTAGATATCGTAGCATGCAAGTTTATAGGCTTGGACCCTCTCAAAATCGAGCATTTGAGATTGATAGCCCATGATAGAGGTGAAAATCTTGAGAAGATTAAAAATAATATACAGATTAAGA